In Plasmodium brasilianum strain Bolivian I chromosome 12, whole genome shotgun sequence, the genomic window AAACGTTTTAACAAACTATGAAATAACAcgaacaaaaagaaatagtataacagttaaaatattataaatgaatttttatagaaaattgtatatattttttgctcATATCAGTGATgggtgtgtatatatatatatatacacattaaaTATCCAACGCGCTATTTAAAAgataatgtatatacaagtaacataaataaataactaAATGTTAACATACTTGTTAATGTACTTCAAAATTTACACACATTTTAACTTCTACTTATTCATTCATGTTTCCTGTGTATGTTATCTTTTAAGATATTAGAAACGCTAAAAGGTACATAAACTTAACACAAATAACAAGTTTTGTTATCgtctacatatttttaagcgCTCTAACAAAGGTATTACCCAATATTTAAGTCTATTAAGATTCTCATTTAAATGTAAGTATTGTTAggaagaataaaattttcactaattttttaatctaTGGTTtgttatacataaatatttttcttgaaGGTCTTTCGAAATGATTTGTTATTATAgccatttctttttattttattttattttattttttatttttcttccttaatttttaacatatatatttgaagtatatcctttttataattttatttttgcttctcatcatgaatattatttttgtagttatttttataaggCCTTATCAAATCAACaacttgtttttttattatgtaaattttgcgaacattattataatttccaaaaaaaaaaaaaaaactatatatataatatatatatatacctttaATAGTATCTATGCAAAAGGATGAAATGAAACTTACCTATATATTTGATCAAAtgcttatacatatgtatgcatacaaGTAATCTTCTTATTACATTGTAAGATGGTTTAACACATCAAAAGGGGAGTGCTCTTTGCGACATGAAAATTCTGTGTAGTTGAATTTTTGTATTGTCATCTAATGCAAAaggattttattttttttgtttttttgtacatactATTTACAACTGAATTAGCTATCAGTAGCTGTAGTTCTTAtataactaatttttttttttttttttttgtatatatttatatacatatatatgcatacacacatttatatatattttgtttgtaGAGAAAAGGAGCtctttgctttttttttttttttccccgctcatctttaatttaattattatttttcttttttttttatcacaaatatgtaaacatgattttcatttccttgtaattaaaataacttATGATATGAGATGTAAGAAAACGAACATAAATACACTTTCAAACATTTGAATACATTTGCGTACATATGCATGCGTTTGCATACATGTAAATACGCAGGAATACTTTTACGACCTCTTACATTAATTGCGCAAACTACTGCAAAAAAGGTGTAATAAGGGCATTCCTCCATATTTGCTCAAAACCGAATGTcgtcaataaaaataaataaagatgaAAGTAAAAGAGTGCACGTGTGGATTAAAAGTGCTATTGGCACACCGAATAGAAGACAATAtaagcataaaaatataatgtatccATATTTTCGCATGTACAAGTCAGCATATAGGGCTCGAGATTCGAGAACGAGGCAAGCATTTTGGCCTTGTGTCGACAAATACCCTTGGCATACCCACCAAAAAAGGTGGATTAGGAGTGAAgacttaaatataaaattcttttccGAATATACAAACAAACCCCCgaacaaaaaaaacttatttgAAACATGTCACACACTGCCATTTAATGGAATTAACTGTCTTTTTTGGAATCCAATTTACCTGAATagtcataaattttttttaaaaaatggaacaaaaaagGCTCAAAATGATGAAGAAAACAAGGCGCATAATGGGGCGCAAAATGAAGTACAAAATGAAGCACAAAATGAGAGGCAAATTTTACAGCAAGATATGGATAGAGATGATAGAGCACTAAATGagcaaaaggaaaataaaaaagttataagaataaataactTTTACTATATTGTAGACAACAAAGCTAAGAAcgatgtttatttttatcttaaacACATCAAATATACAATGAGACCTTTTCGAGGGAAAATAATTGGTGAcctatatttaaatgaaaacaaaattaaaagtaatatCTCAGCAAATGGTATAATAAATGGCGAATGGAAATACTGCTTTCCTCATATTAAAATGCTTGATAAGTTAGCTAACATTACTCTAAGTAAAAATTTAGTGGATGCAGATTTAGACGGTAATATTATTGAAAGCTTGGTAATAGTAGACAAACACACGTACAGACCTCCATTACCTAAATGTTTTAATGAGTTATGATTACTTAGTCCTATTTCTTCATTCGTTGTAGattgctttttctttttcctattctttttttgtatttttaaaagaggaTCCATGACAAGCAATCCCAGATACCTCAAGGATGCGTATTTTTATGTGTATGTTTATACACACccctgtatatatatgttcactCAGCATAAATTCCGCGAATCCTAATATTTTGGCTCCATATACGTAATACTGCACGTCTGCACCACATACCTCAACTTTTTAAAGacacaaatatattacgTAAACACAAAGCTgactaaataaataaatcttCAGTTGCACATTTCCTCAATGGGATgaagtaacaaaaaaaaaaaaaataataataataataaataaataaataaataaatacatacatacataaataaatacatacatacataaataaataaatacatacataaataaatacatacataaataaatacataaataaataaataaataaaataaaataaaataaaaaaaaaaaaaatacattttccattttatgtaaaaaagtaCACAAGAGAACAAAAGCTATTCTTCATAAaattacatgaaaaaaaCGTTTCTTCATAAGTTACTAAATGAATAAcgattttttataaatttcccCCAATAAATGTGGCTCAGTTATCAgtctattaattttttcatggTCCATCAACTTATTATCAGTTATAAAATCTATgcaaaatttacataattgtTTGCAATTATTTCTATAACTCAACAGAAGAATATTTAGcacattttgttcatttgtatGATTACTAATAATTCGTTCACATAATTGCATTAAGCGGAATATATGGAATTTTGTACAAGtcactaatattttttcatacgTTTTAAGAGAATAATTCAAAGATAATTCATCTGTATAAAggtaatttataataattaaaaatatgtcaTACTGTACATCGTTTATTGGAATAATGAGATGATGATTGTATGGTGGACTTCCTCCAGTTGTTCGATCttttgaaaaatgtaaatcgAATAAGGATTTAAAACTTGAACATCTAGCTGATAAAATGGATCTACAAGCATAAATATACCTTTTTTGTACCATCAGAATAATATCCGAgtatttataattgttaaCCATACATGCAAATGTTTGAGTTAATGAAGAAGATTCaacatatacattttctaATCTTAGTGCATATACATCATTTAAAGAGTTCTTACCATCAAATCCAGCAATACAGTagataacatttttataaaactgAATGTTCATACTACttctttttgaaaaattattccttgtaagtattttttcccatatcctttgttttatatcaaatttgtaaaaatcgTTTAGACGTTCAGatgaatgtatattataacctccaattatatatatgcattcattatatataaaagaaccCATAAAGTATCTTGCCATGGGTATCCTTCTCTTACTATAATAGCAGCAACAGTCTATTCCATTTAtgtcctttttattattcaaaaaatggtTTCTTATTGTcgtttcatttatattatatttcattttagtCCATATACCCGTTTCTAAATGATactgataaaaataattcaaatcATCATCATCTTCTTCTATTTCTTCCTTATATCCTCCAAATGTGTAGAAATAACCATCATATATATGACCAATAGTACAAGCTCTAGGACTAGGTATATCACCACTTTGTTTAATATGAATCCATTTCTccttatataaatgaaatgcatacattttattatgtaaggTTATACCATCATATCCCCCAAATAGATATAATATTCCTGTATATTCATGAACAGCTAAAGAAAAACCAAATAACGATGGTGGAGCATACATGTTGCTTTGTTCTTTTATCTTTACCATTTCCCATTTTTCTGTGTtcatatcaaaaaaatagaaatcaTTCAACCATATTCCTTTCCCTTGATATCCTcctaatatatacattttgtctttatataaaaaagcagGGTTATTTTCCCTTCTAGATGgacattttttatcatatatttctgtccatttattttctaaaatattgtatttgTAAAAGTCATTTAATCTTGTCCCCTTAGATCCATACCCCccaaaaatgtatatataatttttatataacactGATGCAGCTCCACTACGTCTGGGAAAGTATGCATTTCTAACGAGTTCTTTATGTGAGTTATTCTTAGAAGTACTATCTGAATcaaactttttatatttttttatatcattatttggCGAACATATCAATTTATTCCATGTTAGGATATTTCtactcatatttttatttgtaaacgtttttgctttttctttattacgTTTAAATAAGGGCACATGAAACCCGCTGTCTTCAAAATTGGTATTAACCAAAGGagaattcattttttttcttttttttacatttaaaaaaaattgctaaTTAAAGGACCGATCAATGAAGACAATTAATTCGAGATTATcgggaaaaaaagaagaaaaataaaatcaaattGAATTACGCCACGAACACAAAAACAACATTGCCATTATTGTTCAGGacaaaaaacaaatgtgaacaaaaagggaaaatgacataatgaaaaaaaaaaaaaatgtacacgACGATTTTAAATCTAAATAGAGTGCGGTGTTTAAATATGTACAGCATAGTCTGCATTTAtggcatatataaatatatatatataaatatacacatacatatatatatatatattattagcaaaaaataatgctCGGGTACAACTTAATTTTACCAATATTTACCCTTATGCggatgcaaatatatatatatatataaccatacgcacatataggagcaacatataaaataataacaaaattttcctttactGTTGTGAAAGCCCACAATTTGTAAATTACAGgatattaaaaacatttgtagaaattaatttaaaaaaaaaggagcaaGAGAGGAAAGGAATTATCATAAATTAAACGGATTTAGCAAtgtgtttttaaaaaaaaaattggacgcaaataaaaatgtattaacaaaaaaaatgtgaaaagtGTGGAAGGTATGATAAATATGAAAcgtatgaaaaaagaaaaaagattaataaaaatacatataattaaagaatatatcaagaaaaacaaattaaattggtacatattaattattatactaCAGAAAGACATAAACAAATACGCAAccttttaaatgaaatattcaGACATATTGCAGtaatcaaatgaaaaaataaataataatgagaaaGGAGTTAAATAGTTAGATGGATTGataattatgtacataaaatacatgtatgtacaatAAATGCATACACAATATTATGCgttaaaaggtaaaaaaaaaaaaaaaaaaaaaaaaaaaaaagaatggaaGAATAGAAATAAGGAAAGAAGGATGGCTGTAAAAAACGTAGATACACATTAGTAAGGGCGTATGCATAAACTATTTTATCCGTCTGTGCATACGCACTTTCATAAATGGGTACACACGTATTATTGCACTTTTATACAATCACATAATAGCACATGACCTTCTCTGACAATATGTACAACAATTTTCGTCCTCTGGTTCATTCGTTGGACCTTGGGCAACTGTATATGATACACTCATTTCATTTGGAggataattaaaagaatttcgTAAATAAGAAGTTGCGCTACTATTTGTAAAAGAATAGTTGCTTTGTAATTCGTtgttgtttttcattttcttttccaGTTCTAGTTGATTACAccttataattaatttttctacttgttttttatatgaatgaaTAATGCCTTCTGACTCTTCTTTTACTAAGGttagttcatttttttccttaacaagactttttatattcatatttttttgttgaatttcataatttcttatatttaatattttatttagttcTGTTTTATGTTCTTTCTCCCTTTGTAATAG contains:
- a CDS encoding kelch domain-containing protein, whose amino-acid sequence is MNSPLVNTNFEDSGFHVPLFKRNKEKAKTFTNKNMSRNILTWNKLICSPNNDIKKYKKFDSDSTSKNNSHKELVRNAYFPRRSGAASVLYKNYIYIFGGYGSKGTRLNDFYKYNILENKWTEIYDKKCPSRRENNPAFLYKDKMYILGGYQGKGIWLNDFYFFDMNTEKWEMVKIKEQSNMYAPPSLFGFSLAVHEYTGILYLFGGYDGITLHNKMYAFHLYKEKWIHIKQSGDIPSPRACTIGHIYDGYFYTFGGYKEEIEEDDDDLNYFYQYHLETGIWTKMKYNINETTIRNHFLNNKKDINGIDCCCYYSKRRIPMARYFMGSFIYNECIYIIGGYNIHSSERLNDFYKFDIKQRIWEKILTRNNFSKRSSMNIQFYKNVIYCIAGFDGKNSLNDVYALRLENVYVESSSLTQTFACMVNNYKYSDIILMVQKRYIYACRSILSARCSSFKSLFDLHFSKDRTTGGSPPYNHHLIIPINDVQYDIFLIIINYLYTDELSLNYSLKTYEKILVTCTKFHIFRLMQLCERIISNHTNEQNVLNILLLSYRNNCKQLCKFCIDFITDNKLMDHEKINRLITEPHLLGEIYKKSLFI